One genomic segment of Papaver somniferum cultivar HN1 unplaced genomic scaffold, ASM357369v1 unplaced-scaffold_6, whole genome shotgun sequence includes these proteins:
- the LOC113343444 gene encoding zinc finger protein ZAT11-like, whose product MMMSNKRSRGEIEESMAATMAKCLSLLSHDNGDINYQSVIQQQRMPTSTRSRMYECKTCNKQLPSFQALGGHRASHKKPRLMELYSLDNQSISGNQQLAKKQNIHECSICGLKFSIGQALGGHMRRHRASMTGSSPSNNTDVTHQKEVLPQFRY is encoded by the coding sequence ATGATGATGAGTAACAAGAGAAGTAGAGGAGAAATTGAAGAAAGCATGGCAGCAACCATGGCGAAGTGTTTAAGCTTATTATCACATGATAATGGAGATATCAACTATCAATCTGTGATTCAGCAGCAGAGGATGCCAACAAGTACTCGAAGTCGTATGTACGAATGCAAAACATGTAATAAACAGTTACCATCGTTTCAAGCGCTGGGAGGACATAGGGCAAGTCACAAGAAACCTCGGTTGATGGAACTGTACTCATTAGATAATCAAAGTATCAGTGGTAACCAGCAGCTAGCGAAGAAACAAAACATTCATGAGTGTTCTATTTGTGGTTTGAAGTTTTCAATTGGACAAGCTTTGGGTGGGCATATGAGAAGACATCGAGCATCCATGACTGGATCCTCACCATCTAATAATACTGACGTTACTCATCAAAAAGAAGTCTTACCACAGTTCCGGTACTGA
- the LOC113343571 gene encoding zinc finger protein ZAT12-like, producing MMMSNKRSRGEMEDISIANMAKFLMLLSREQGDHVDYRSVVQAQRISMSTQSRVFECKTCNRQFPSFQALGGHRASHKKPKLMDPSTLDDQQQEAKPKIHECSICGLQFAIGQALGGHMRRHRTAMLESSFTTAAGLSSSSSDVTTDDTTPKQVPVFKRSNSSRRILGLNLDLNLSDPLPTTKDSNDFEFSTLVAATKKMYTPPMLYSFI from the coding sequence ATGATGATGAGTAACAAGAGAAGTAGAGGAGAAATGGAAGATATCAGCATAGCAAACATGGCAAAGTTCTTGATGTTATTATCACGTGAGCAAGGAGATCATGTCGATTATCGATCCGTGGTTCAGGCACAGAGGATATCAATGAGTACTCAGAGTCGTGTTTTCGAGTGCAAAACATGCAATAGACAGTTTCCGTCATTTCAAgcattaggaggacatagagcgAGCCACAAGAAACCTAAGTTAATGGATCCATCAACATTAGATGATCAGCAACAAGAAGCAAAACCAAAGATTCACGAGTGTTCGATTTGTGGGTTACAGTTTGCTATTGGACAGGCCTTAGGTGGGCATATGAGAAGGCATAGAACTGCCATGCTTGAATCTTCATTCACAACAGCAGCAGGATTGTCATCCTCTTCATCTGATGTTACAACTGATGATACTACTCCAAAACAAGTACCCGTATTCAAGAGATCGAATAGCAGCAGGAGAATTCTGGGTCTGAACTTGGATTTGAATTTATCTGATCCTCTGCCAACAACAAAAGATAGCAATGATTTTGAGTTCTCCACTCTAGTAGCAGCAACCAAAAAGATGTACACACCACCCATGTTGTATAGTTTTATTTGA